A stretch of DNA from bacterium:
ACTGTTCCGTTTCGGGCAACTTACCGTTGTCGCGACCCAGGGCAAAGTTCCAGCGAATACGATTATCCTGACAGGTCTGGGGGCGGTCCCGGATCTCAGCTCCGATCTGCGCCGGGAGGCCTACCGATTGGCGCTTCAGTCCGCGGTTAACCTGGGGGTCTCGAGGATCGCGGTGCAGGGGATAAACATCGAAGATGAGGTGGAGGACGGGAGCCTGAAAGCCCTCGAATCGGCCCTTGCGTCCAGCAGGATGCCTAACAGCCTGAAGGTCTCCCTGTTTCCAGACCACCGGGTGCCGGTGGCTTCACAAGTTTCTGAAAAAAGCGAAACCGCAAAACTGGCTGAAAAATGAAGATCGCCATCATCTCGGACATACATTCGAACCTGGAGGCCCTTCAGGCAGTGGACGGCGCACTGAGCGACCTGGGTGCTTTGATCGTCTACTTTGCCGGCGATGTGGTCGGGTATGGGCCGGACCCCAACCTTTGCGCAGCCTGGGTCCAGGAGAGGGCCGACCTGGCTGTCATGGGTAATCACGACTACGCAGCCCTCGGGCGGATGGATACGGACAGTTTTAACCCTAACGCGAGGCATGCCATCGAGTGGAACTCTGACCAGATGGATGAAAAGGCGAAAGATTACCTTGCCTCACTCCCCATGGTCCTTGCCAGGAACGGGGTCACTGTGGTTCACGCCAACCCCCGGGAACCTGGAGGGTGGGATTACATTTTCTCCCTCTGGGACGCTGAGATGAATTTTGAACATTTCGAGGGAAGTTTCTGTTTTGTGGGACACTCACACCAGCCTGTCGCCGTCGGGATGGATCAGGCGGGTCAGGTTTCCGTGGTGCCGGGCGAGTCGTTCAGGGTTCAAGAGGGCGCCAGGTATCTGGTCAACGTGGGAAGCGTCGGACAGCCGCGAGACGGAAACCCCGCAGCCTGTTTCGGTCTCCTGGATACCGATGAGGGCCTTTTCACATTTGTCAGGGTGCCCTACGATCTGGAGGTCACGCAGAAGAAGATGCTGGAGGCCGGTCTTCCGAGGCCCCTTGCTGAAAGACTGGCGGAGGGAAGGTGAGTCCAGACACCGGAAGCGGACAGCAGGGATCCTCGGGCGCCGTCCTCGATCCCACAATGAGCCTGGTAGGCAGGCTGGAAGACCTCTCCCTCGGAGAGATCCTTCAGATCGTCAGCCTCAGCAAGAGGTCCGGATTGCTGAGGCTTGAGGCGCCTGACGGAATGGCGAACCTCTACGT
This window harbors:
- a CDS encoding M17 family peptidase N-terminal domain-containing protein; this translates as MGVQVRGGNLLNFRGDALLLFHHSDVRPLGGTVAFADWRLNAAVSILWKRKSELFRFGQLTVVATQGKVPANTIILTGLGAVPDLSSDLRREAYRLALQSAVNLGVSRIAVQGINIEDEVEDGSLKALESALASSRMPNSLKVSLFPDHRVPVASQVSEKSETAKLAEK
- a CDS encoding metallophosphoesterase family protein, which encodes MKIAIISDIHSNLEALQAVDGALSDLGALIVYFAGDVVGYGPDPNLCAAWVQERADLAVMGNHDYAALGRMDTDSFNPNARHAIEWNSDQMDEKAKDYLASLPMVLARNGVTVVHANPREPGGWDYIFSLWDAEMNFEHFEGSFCFVGHSHQPVAVGMDQAGQVSVVPGESFRVQEGARYLVNVGSVGQPRDGNPAACFGLLDTDEGLFTFVRVPYDLEVTQKKMLEAGLPRPLAERLAEGR